From Amphritea atlantica, a single genomic window includes:
- the atpA gene encoding F0F1 ATP synthase subunit alpha, translating to MQQLNPSEISEILKSRIEKLDVSSEARNEGTIVSVSDGIILIHGLADVMYGEMIEFPGGIYGMALNLERDSVGAVVLGDYQGLVEGMTARCTGRILEVPVGPELQGRVVDALGNPIDGKGPIETKLTDPVEKVAPGVIERQSVDQPVQTGLKSIDAMVPVGRGQRELIIGDRQIGKSAIAIDAIINQKGTGVKCIYVAIGQKQSTIANVVRKLEEHGAMEHTIVVAAGASDPAAMQFLAPYAGCSMGEYYRDRGEDALIVYDDLTKQAWAYRQISLLLRRPPGREAYPGDVFYLHSRLLERAARVNPTYVEKFTNGEVKGQTGSLTALPVIETQGGDVSAFVPTNVISITDGQIFLEADLFNSGIRPAINAGLSVSRVGGAAQTKIIKKLGGGVRLALAQYRELAAFAQFASDLDDATRAQLEHGQRVTELMKQKQYSPMSVADMGLSLFAANEGFLNDIDLNKILDFEAALISYFNSEYADVMGKINKGGDYNDEIASQFKAGIEKFKSTQTW from the coding sequence ATGCAGCAACTGAATCCATCTGAGATCAGCGAGATTCTTAAGAGCCGCATCGAGAAACTTGATGTCTCTTCTGAAGCCCGTAATGAAGGTACTATCGTCAGCGTTTCTGACGGTATCATCCTGATTCACGGCCTGGCTGACGTAATGTACGGGGAAATGATCGAATTCCCTGGCGGTATCTACGGTATGGCGCTTAACCTTGAGCGTGACTCTGTAGGTGCTGTAGTACTGGGTGACTATCAGGGTCTGGTAGAAGGTATGACCGCGCGTTGTACTGGCCGAATCCTGGAAGTACCTGTTGGTCCGGAACTGCAGGGTCGTGTAGTAGACGCCCTGGGTAACCCGATCGACGGTAAAGGCCCGATTGAAACTAAACTGACTGACCCTGTAGAAAAGGTTGCACCTGGTGTAATCGAGCGTCAGTCTGTTGATCAGCCAGTACAGACTGGTCTGAAATCCATTGATGCCATGGTGCCAGTTGGCCGTGGTCAGCGTGAGCTGATCATCGGTGACCGTCAGATTGGTAAATCTGCGATCGCGATTGATGCGATCATCAACCAGAAAGGTACCGGCGTTAAATGTATCTACGTAGCAATCGGACAGAAACAGTCCACTATTGCTAACGTGGTACGTAAGCTGGAAGAGCACGGCGCGATGGAACATACCATCGTAGTAGCCGCTGGTGCATCTGATCCTGCAGCGATGCAGTTCCTGGCGCCTTACGCTGGTTGTTCAATGGGTGAATACTACCGTGACCGCGGTGAAGACGCTCTGATCGTATACGATGACCTGACTAAACAAGCCTGGGCTTATCGTCAGATCTCCCTGTTGCTGCGCCGCCCACCGGGCCGTGAAGCATATCCAGGTGACGTATTCTATCTTCACTCACGTCTGCTGGAACGTGCTGCGCGCGTTAACCCAACCTATGTTGAGAAGTTTACTAACGGTGAAGTTAAGGGCCAGACTGGTTCCCTGACTGCACTGCCAGTAATCGAAACACAGGGTGGTGACGTATCTGCATTCGTACCAACCAACGTTATCTCCATCACCGATGGTCAGATCTTCCTGGAAGCGGACCTGTTTAACTCAGGTATCCGTCCGGCGATCAACGCTGGTCTGTCTGTATCCCGTGTAGGTGGTGCAGCACAGACTAAGATCATCAAGAAACTGGGTGGTGGTGTACGTCTGGCTCTGGCTCAGTACCGTGAACTGGCGGCATTCGCTCAGTTTGCATCTGATCTGGACGATGCTACCCGTGCTCAGCTTGAGCATGGTCAGCGCGTAACCGAGCTGATGAAGCAGAAGCAGTACTCCCCAATGTCAGTCGCTGACATGGGTCTGAGTCTGTTCGCTGCCAACGAAGGCTTCCTGAACGATATCGACCTGAACAAGATCCTTGATTTTGAAGCGGCCCTGATCTCCTACTTCAACAGCGAGTACGCTGATGTAATGGGTAAGATCAATAAAGGCGGCGACTACAATGATGAGATCGCGTCTCAGTTCAAGGCTGGTATCGAGAAGTTCAAATCTACCCAAACTTGGTAA
- the rsmG gene encoding 16S rRNA (guanine(527)-N(7))-methyltransferase RsmG, which translates to MQQYRNLLEQQCHQIDLQLSDAQYQQLLKYHALLIKWNKAFNLTAVRSPEEMISRHLIDSLSVLPYIDVESLIDVGSGPGLPGIPLAICRPDLPITLLDSNIKKSRFQFQAKAELGLDNVAVIHERVEKYHPEIPFDGVISRAFASLQDMIHWTSHLCSDSGVFLAMKGMYPEEEIELLPESINLRQSIRLTVPGTDGERHLLMLGRTST; encoded by the coding sequence ATGCAGCAGTACCGTAACCTTCTGGAACAACAGTGCCATCAGATCGATCTTCAGCTGAGCGATGCACAGTATCAACAGCTGCTGAAATATCATGCGTTGCTGATTAAGTGGAATAAGGCATTTAACCTGACGGCGGTGCGTTCTCCGGAAGAGATGATCAGCCGCCATCTGATTGATAGCCTGAGTGTGTTGCCCTACATCGATGTTGAAAGCCTGATCGATGTGGGCAGTGGTCCGGGTCTGCCGGGCATCCCGCTGGCAATCTGTCGGCCCGATCTGCCGATCACACTGCTGGACAGTAATATCAAAAAGAGTCGCTTTCAGTTCCAGGCAAAAGCGGAACTGGGACTGGACAATGTTGCCGTGATCCATGAACGGGTGGAGAAATATCATCCGGAAATCCCTTTTGATGGCGTTATATCAAGGGCATTTGCTTCATTACAGGATATGATTCACTGGACTTCACATCTGTGCTCAGACTCGGGTGTTTTTCTTGCAATGAAAGGGATGTATCCTGAAGAGGAAATTGAGTTATTACCCGAGTCGATTAATCTGCGTCAGAGTATCCGGCTAACCGTTCCGGGCACCGATGGTGAGCGGCATCTGCTGATGTTAGGGAGAACTTCAACGTGA
- the atpE gene encoding F0F1 ATP synthase subunit C, translating into MEMALLYIAGALMMGLGAVGAAVGIGILGGKFLEGAARQPELIPLLRTQFFIVMGLVDAVPMIGVGLGLYVLFAVA; encoded by the coding sequence ATGGAAATGGCATTGCTGTACATCGCTGGTGCACTGATGATGGGTCTGGGGGCTGTAGGCGCCGCTGTAGGTATCGGCATCCTGGGTGGTAAGTTCCTTGAAGGTGCTGCACGTCAGCCTGAGCTGATCCCACTGCTACGTACTCAATTCTTCATCGTAATGGGTCTGGTTGATGCTGTACCTATGATCGGTGTTGGTCTGGGTCTGTACGTACTGTTCGCTGTTGCATAA
- the aguB gene encoding N-carbamoylputrescine amidase, translating into MRTITVAATQMSCTWDIQNNVAKAEQLVRQAVQQGAQIVLLQELFETPYFCAEQHSRHNELAKTVEESRLIAHFSELAKALEVVLPLSFFERAGNTRFNSLVVIDADGSVSDTYRKMHIPQNPGYEEKYYFSPGDTGFMVHDTRYGRIGVGICWDQWFPEAARIMALKGAEMIFYPTAIGSEPSDPDHHSADHWRNVMKGHAAANILPVIASNRIGQETEGNTPIKFYGSSFIADQTGVLVADADSDSETVLLSSFDLDQIATQRDGWGVFRDRRPEHYKEILSFDHR; encoded by the coding sequence ATGAGAACAATAACAGTGGCAGCGACCCAGATGTCCTGCACATGGGATATTCAGAACAACGTGGCTAAAGCAGAACAACTGGTCAGGCAGGCTGTTCAGCAAGGTGCACAGATTGTGTTATTACAGGAACTGTTTGAAACCCCCTATTTCTGTGCTGAGCAGCATAGTCGTCACAACGAGCTGGCAAAAACAGTAGAAGAAAGCAGACTGATAGCACATTTTTCTGAGCTGGCTAAAGCGTTAGAGGTGGTGTTACCACTCTCTTTTTTCGAGCGTGCGGGAAATACCCGTTTCAACTCTCTGGTGGTAATCGATGCCGATGGATCAGTGAGTGATACCTATCGGAAAATGCATATTCCACAAAACCCGGGTTATGAAGAGAAATACTATTTCAGTCCCGGAGATACAGGGTTTATGGTTCATGATACCCGCTATGGCAGGATTGGTGTGGGTATCTGTTGGGATCAATGGTTTCCTGAGGCCGCGCGTATTATGGCCCTTAAGGGAGCAGAGATGATTTTTTATCCTACGGCGATAGGCAGTGAACCATCAGATCCGGATCATCACAGCGCCGATCACTGGAGAAATGTGATGAAAGGACATGCAGCCGCAAATATCCTGCCGGTTATCGCATCCAACCGAATAGGTCAGGAGACCGAGGGTAATACACCGATAAAATTTTATGGCTCATCTTTCATTGCCGATCAGACGGGCGTACTGGTTGCCGATGCTGATAGCGACAGCGAAACGGTTCTGTTATCCAGCTTCGATCTGGATCAGATAGCAACACAGAGGGACGGCTGGGGGGTATTCAGAGACCGCAGACCTGAACACTATAAAGAAATACTCTCTTTTGATCATCGTTAA
- a CDS encoding ATP synthase subunit I: MRKGHRKPGVHTRIALQQFRKVFLIQVVSLIVIAGVLLLHSWTAAWSSLCGGMIFLLPNYVFAYRALIVRQAKNTPGAVIRQLYTSEIWKMGLSIVLFIAVFILIQPLNPFSLFGTYILLQLTGFIAQLRLNNSFLKL; encoded by the coding sequence ATGAGAAAAGGGCACCGGAAACCTGGCGTTCATACTCGTATCGCCTTGCAGCAGTTTAGGAAAGTCTTCCTGATTCAAGTAGTTAGTTTGATTGTGATTGCGGGAGTTTTACTTCTGCATAGTTGGACTGCGGCCTGGTCATCCCTCTGTGGCGGGATGATATTTCTGCTTCCAAACTATGTATTTGCTTATCGTGCACTGATTGTGCGGCAGGCAAAAAATACTCCCGGCGCTGTTATCCGGCAGCTGTATACGAGTGAAATATGGAAAATGGGCTTATCCATCGTACTCTTCATTGCGGTGTTTATCCTGATTCAACCTCTGAATCCATTTTCCCTATTTGGCACTTATATATTGCTTCAGCTGACAGGCTTTATTGCCCAGCTGAGGCTGAATAACAGTTTCTTAAAACTTTGA
- a CDS encoding F0F1 ATP synthase subunit B, translated as MNINLTIFGQIIAFTFFVVFCMKYIWPPITGALVERKKKIAEGLDAADRAQRDLELAQEKAMADMRKSKEEAAAIIEQANKRANQIVDEAKEKARDEAARLVTAAQAEIDQEANRAKEVLRAEVAALVVAGAEKILEASVDANAHAQLVEKLAAEL; from the coding sequence GTGAATATCAATCTAACCATCTTTGGTCAGATCATTGCATTTACCTTCTTCGTTGTATTTTGTATGAAATATATCTGGCCACCAATTACTGGTGCGCTGGTAGAACGAAAGAAGAAAATTGCAGAAGGTCTGGACGCTGCAGACCGTGCTCAACGTGATTTGGAACTGGCTCAGGAAAAAGCCATGGCCGATATGCGTAAGAGCAAGGAAGAAGCAGCCGCCATCATTGAACAGGCTAATAAGCGAGCTAACCAGATCGTTGATGAAGCAAAAGAGAAAGCACGTGATGAGGCTGCACGCCTTGTAACGGCTGCTCAAGCTGAAATCGATCAGGAAGCAAACCGTGCCAAAGAAGTTCTGCGCGCTGAAGTTGCTGCTCTTGTAGTAGCCGGTGCTGAGAAGATTCTTGAGGCGTCTGTTGACGCTAATGCGCACGCACAGCTTGTTGAAAAACTAGCTGCTGAGCTTTAA
- the mnmG gene encoding tRNA uridine-5-carboxymethylaminomethyl(34) synthesis enzyme MnmG, with product MDYPDHFDVIVIGGGHAGTEAALAAARTGVKTLLLTHNIETLGQMSCNPAIGGIGKSHLVKEIDALGGAMAIATDKGGIQFRTLNSRKGPAVRATRAQADRILYKAAIREILENQPNLQLFQQAVDDLIVEGETVRGVITQAGLRFYANNVVLTVGTFLGGKIHIGLDNYSGGRAGDPPSIALADRLRELPLRVDRLKTGTPPRIDARSVDFSAMQEQPGDTPTPVMSFMGSLADHPRQISCYITHTNERTHDILRSGLDRSPMYTGVIDGVGPRYCPSVEDKIVRFADKTSHQVFVEPEGLTTHELYPNGISTSLPFDIQLAAVRSIKGFENAFITRPGYAIEYDFFNPQDLKHTLETKLINGLYFAGQINGTTGYEEAGAQGLLAGVNAALRAQEKEQWYPRRDEAYLGVLVDDLITMGTSEPYRMFTSRAEYRLILREDNADLRLTEKGRELGLVSDQRWQRFCDKREAIELENQRLKETWIQPGTPEAERLNAQLQQPISREYNLQDLVKRPELNYAAVAGLKGEQVSDPQVAEQVEIQIKYAGYIDRQKEDIDKVRRQEDTLLPIDFDYACVGGLSNELTAKLEQVRPESIAQAARIQGMTPAAISLLLIHLKKKQMTNKKAQA from the coding sequence GTGGACTATCCTGACCACTTTGATGTGATTGTAATTGGTGGTGGCCATGCCGGAACTGAGGCAGCGTTAGCCGCAGCCCGTACAGGCGTAAAAACTCTGCTGTTAACCCATAACATTGAAACCTTGGGGCAGATGTCCTGTAATCCGGCTATCGGCGGTATTGGTAAAAGTCATCTGGTTAAAGAGATCGATGCTTTAGGCGGAGCAATGGCAATTGCCACCGACAAGGGAGGCATCCAGTTCCGTACCCTGAACTCGCGTAAAGGGCCGGCAGTACGTGCCACCCGTGCACAGGCCGACCGTATTCTGTATAAAGCAGCAATTCGTGAGATCCTGGAAAACCAGCCGAACCTGCAATTGTTTCAGCAGGCGGTCGATGATCTGATTGTCGAAGGTGAGACAGTCAGGGGCGTGATTACTCAGGCGGGTCTGCGCTTCTATGCCAACAACGTTGTTCTCACCGTCGGTACTTTCCTCGGTGGTAAGATTCATATCGGCCTGGATAACTACTCTGGAGGACGTGCAGGCGATCCGCCTTCGATCGCTTTGGCAGACCGGTTGCGGGAACTGCCGTTGCGGGTTGACCGGTTAAAAACCGGCACTCCACCGCGAATCGATGCCCGCAGTGTTGATTTCAGTGCAATGCAGGAACAGCCCGGCGATACACCGACACCGGTAATGTCGTTTATGGGATCACTGGCTGATCACCCGCGGCAGATCAGTTGCTACATTACCCATACCAATGAGCGAACCCATGATATTCTGCGCTCCGGACTGGACCGTTCGCCAATGTATACCGGTGTTATCGACGGGGTTGGTCCACGCTACTGTCCATCGGTGGAAGATAAAATTGTTCGTTTCGCCGACAAGACCAGCCATCAGGTGTTTGTTGAACCGGAAGGTCTGACGACCCATGAGCTGTATCCGAACGGAATCTCAACCAGTCTGCCATTCGATATTCAGCTGGCGGCGGTGCGTTCTATCAAAGGCTTTGAAAACGCTTTCATCACCCGTCCGGGTTATGCCATTGAGTACGATTTTTTCAACCCCCAGGATCTGAAACACACCCTGGAAACCAAACTGATCAACGGCCTCTACTTTGCCGGTCAGATCAACGGTACCACCGGTTATGAAGAAGCCGGTGCACAGGGACTGCTGGCAGGGGTTAACGCTGCTCTGCGCGCTCAGGAGAAGGAACAGTGGTATCCACGTCGTGACGAAGCTTATCTCGGTGTTCTGGTGGATGACCTGATCACCATGGGAACCTCGGAACCTTATCGTATGTTCACCAGTCGTGCCGAGTACCGACTGATTTTGCGGGAAGACAATGCCGATCTTCGATTGACGGAAAAGGGCCGGGAACTGGGACTGGTCAGTGATCAGCGCTGGCAGCGCTTCTGCGATAAGCGGGAGGCGATCGAGCTGGAAAATCAGCGCCTTAAGGAAACCTGGATTCAGCCAGGAACGCCTGAAGCGGAACGCTTAAATGCTCAACTGCAGCAGCCGATCAGCCGGGAATATAACCTGCAGGATCTGGTGAAACGTCCGGAGCTGAATTATGCCGCAGTGGCCGGTCTGAAAGGTGAGCAGGTGAGTGATCCGCAGGTGGCCGAGCAGGTTGAGATTCAGATCAAATATGCCGGCTATATCGATCGCCAGAAAGAAGATATTGATAAGGTTCGTCGCCAGGAAGATACTCTGCTGCCGATCGATTTTGATTACGCCTGCGTCGGTGGTCTGTCGAATGAGCTGACCGCCAAGCTTGAACAGGTGAGACCTGAGAGTATTGCTCAGGCGGCACGGATACAGGGAATGACACCAGCCGCTATCTCGCTGTTGCTGATTCACCTGAAAAAGAAACAGATGACCAATAAAAAGGCTCAGGCTTGA
- a CDS encoding ParB/RepB/Spo0J family partition protein produces the protein MAAKKRGLGRGLDALLSTSTKFAEDAVTEAKAEGGDGYRLMPIDQIQRGKYQPRRDLEPQALEELANSIRAQGVMQPIVVRPVAENLYEIIAGERRWRASQMAGLEDIPTIIRDVPDEAAIAMALIENIQRENLNPMEEAIALDRLKIEFDLTQQEVADAVGKSRSSVTNLLRLMHLTDEVKKMLEYGDLEMGHARALLGMDGPDQVIAAKEVVGKNMSVRQTEDLVRKLQLKKTQPAQEPKKPDPLLKDMSDSLSSRLNSKVSISENAAGKGKITIAYENREKFEAIVKAIQ, from the coding sequence ATGGCGGCTAAAAAGCGTGGTTTAGGACGGGGGCTGGATGCACTGTTATCAACCAGTACTAAATTTGCAGAGGACGCGGTAACTGAGGCGAAAGCCGAGGGCGGCGATGGCTACCGGCTGATGCCGATTGATCAGATTCAGCGGGGTAAATATCAGCCCCGTCGGGATCTTGAGCCGCAGGCGCTGGAAGAGCTGGCTAACTCCATCAGAGCTCAGGGGGTGATGCAGCCAATCGTTGTTCGTCCGGTGGCTGAAAATCTGTATGAGATTATTGCCGGTGAGCGTCGCTGGCGTGCCAGCCAGATGGCGGGACTTGAGGATATACCAACGATTATTCGTGATGTGCCTGATGAAGCGGCAATTGCGATGGCGCTGATTGAGAATATACAGCGAGAAAACCTCAACCCGATGGAGGAGGCGATCGCCCTTGACCGGTTGAAGATTGAGTTTGATCTGACTCAACAGGAGGTCGCAGACGCCGTTGGTAAGTCCCGCTCGTCGGTAACGAACCTGCTGCGTCTGATGCATCTGACCGATGAGGTGAAGAAGATGCTCGAATATGGTGATCTTGAGATGGGTCATGCCCGGGCCCTGCTGGGTATGGACGGCCCGGATCAGGTCATCGCGGCCAAGGAGGTGGTCGGTAAGAATATGTCTGTGCGGCAGACAGAAGATCTGGTGCGCAAGTTACAGCTGAAGAAAACCCAGCCGGCTCAGGAGCCTAAAAAACCTGATCCGCTGCTTAAAGACATGTCCGACTCACTTTCCAGTCGTCTGAACAGCAAAGTTTCAATCAGCGAAAATGCGGCCGGTAAGGGAAAAATCACCATCGCGTATGAAAACCGCGAAAAATTTGAAGCGATTGTTAAGGCGATACAATAA
- the trxC gene encoding thioredoxin TrxC: MPLNISCPGCSTLNKVPAERLQDGPKCGKCKQPLFQGKPVDLTAANYQNMVTRNDIPVLVDCWASWCGPCKQFSPVFEQAAGQFEPKLRLAKLDTEGQQAIAAQLQIRSIPTLILFKQGKEVARISGALPLGQLKQWLNQNGVDL, encoded by the coding sequence ATGCCCCTGAATATCAGCTGTCCGGGTTGTTCAACCCTCAACAAAGTGCCTGCGGAGCGTCTTCAGGACGGCCCGAAATGTGGTAAATGCAAACAGCCACTGTTTCAGGGCAAACCGGTAGATCTGACAGCAGCAAACTACCAGAACATGGTGACGCGTAATGATATTCCGGTTCTGGTTGACTGCTGGGCCAGCTGGTGCGGACCCTGTAAGCAGTTTTCCCCGGTTTTTGAGCAGGCAGCAGGACAGTTTGAGCCCAAACTTCGTCTGGCTAAACTCGACACGGAAGGGCAACAGGCAATCGCTGCGCAACTACAGATCCGCTCAATACCCACCCTGATTCTGTTTAAGCAGGGTAAGGAAGTGGCCAGAATCAGTGGCGCTCTGCCGCTGGGGCAACTCAAGCAATGGCTTAATCAAAACGGGGTCGATCTCTGA
- the atpB gene encoding F0F1 ATP synthase subunit A, with protein MASEMTSSAYISHHLTNWTFGVHPEHGLGFAHTAQEAAEMGFWAIHVDTMLWSVGLGLFFIWMFRKVAKKVTSGVPGSAQNFVEVIIEFVEDNVSSIFHYKNALIAPLALTIFVWVFLMNTMDLVPVDWIPFLTQKIGEAFGADPHHVYMKVVPTTDINATLGMAIAVFGLILFYSIKMKGLGGFLGELAFQPLGKWMLPFNLFLEIVGLLAKPVSLALRLFGNMYAGEMIFILIALLPFWAQWLLSVPWAIFHILVITLQAFIFMVLTIVYLAMAHEEH; from the coding sequence ATGGCTAGCGAAATGACTTCCTCAGCCTACATATCCCACCACCTGACGAACTGGACGTTTGGTGTGCATCCTGAACACGGTCTGGGCTTTGCTCATACCGCTCAGGAAGCAGCAGAAATGGGATTTTGGGCAATTCACGTTGACACTATGCTGTGGTCTGTAGGTTTGGGCCTGTTTTTTATCTGGATGTTCCGTAAAGTTGCTAAAAAAGTAACTTCCGGTGTGCCAGGCAGCGCGCAGAACTTTGTTGAAGTAATCATCGAGTTCGTCGAAGACAACGTTAGCAGTATTTTCCACTACAAAAATGCGCTGATTGCCCCGCTGGCACTGACCATTTTTGTCTGGGTCTTCCTGATGAACACTATGGACCTGGTGCCTGTTGACTGGATTCCGTTCCTGACTCAGAAGATCGGTGAAGCGTTTGGCGCTGATCCACATCATGTCTATATGAAGGTTGTACCGACTACCGACATCAACGCTACGCTGGGTATGGCGATTGCGGTGTTTGGTCTGATTCTGTTCTACAGCATCAAAATGAAGGGTTTGGGTGGTTTCCTGGGTGAGCTGGCATTCCAGCCGCTGGGTAAATGGATGCTGCCGTTCAACTTGTTCCTGGAGATCGTAGGCCTGCTGGCGAAGCCGGTATCACTGGCGCTGCGACTGTTCGGTAACATGTATGCAGGTGAGATGATCTTTATTCTGATCGCTCTGCTGCCGTTCTGGGCGCAATGGCTGTTGTCTGTGCCATGGGCGATCTTCCACATTCTGGTAATTACGCTACAGGCGTTCATCTTCATGGTTCTGACGATTGTCTATCTGGCCATGGCACATGAAGAACACTAA
- a CDS encoding extracellular solute-binding protein: MKITKISLVAGLALSFSGFVAAESQTLNVYNWWDYIKPEVIKNFEADTGIKVNYDVYDSNEVLEAKLMAGNSGYDLVVPSGSFLERQAKAGIYQELDRSKLSNYSNLDPTLLKKAEINDPGNRVGVPYAWGTIGLGYNEDMLRQRLGDRPFNTLDLSKATDLFKKVRGNIKYFNSGNLVQDLVNGDVCVTIGYNGDLLRAQKRADEAGVKSTLKYAIPKEGTIAWFDLVAIPADSTNSDAAHQFINYLLKPENAADISNFVMYAVPNTKVGPFLDEAIRTNQGIYPDEELKANLFSQKAHTAKFDRRLTSAWSSIKTGR, from the coding sequence ATGAAAATAACAAAGATCAGTTTAGTCGCAGGCCTGGCGTTAAGTTTTTCAGGGTTTGTGGCGGCGGAGTCACAGACTCTCAACGTTTATAACTGGTGGGATTATATCAAGCCGGAGGTGATTAAGAACTTCGAAGCTGACACCGGGATTAAAGTTAACTATGACGTTTATGATTCCAATGAAGTACTTGAAGCGAAGCTGATGGCCGGTAACTCAGGATATGATCTGGTTGTACCCTCCGGCTCATTTCTTGAGCGCCAGGCTAAAGCAGGCATTTATCAGGAATTAGACCGATCAAAACTTTCAAACTACAGCAATCTGGATCCAACGCTACTTAAAAAGGCAGAGATCAATGATCCGGGTAACCGGGTTGGTGTTCCCTATGCCTGGGGAACGATAGGGCTGGGCTACAACGAAGATATGCTCAGGCAGCGTTTAGGAGACCGGCCATTTAATACCCTCGATCTGAGTAAAGCGACCGATCTGTTCAAAAAAGTGCGCGGGAATATAAAGTATTTTAACTCGGGGAACCTTGTTCAGGATCTGGTTAATGGTGATGTATGCGTGACGATTGGCTATAACGGTGACCTTCTCCGTGCTCAGAAACGAGCGGATGAGGCCGGTGTGAAATCAACCCTGAAATATGCCATTCCAAAAGAGGGTACCATTGCATGGTTTGACCTTGTCGCGATACCTGCTGATAGCACGAACAGCGACGCGGCCCATCAATTCATTAATTACCTTCTGAAACCTGAAAATGCTGCGGATATATCGAACTTCGTCATGTATGCCGTACCGAATACCAAGGTCGGACCCTTTCTGGATGAGGCAATACGTACCAATCAGGGGATCTATCCTGATGAAGAACTGAAGGCGAATCTTTTCTCACAAAAAGCTCACACCGCAAAATTTGATCGCAGGTTAACCAGTGCCTGGTCATCTATCAAAACAGGCCGATGA
- a CDS encoding ParA family protein, with translation MTKILTITNQKGGVGKTTTCVNLAASLAVTKKRVLMIDMDPQGNATMGSGVDKHNLKNSVYEVLIGEASMEDSIIRNAPAGYDIVGSNGDLTAAEVELLQLPRREFRMKMALEKVQDNYDFILIDNPPSLNLLTVNALAASSGVIIPMQCEYYALEGISALVGTINKINKRLNPELKIEGILRTMFDPRMSLTKDVSDHLVEYFGDQVYRTVIPRNVRLAEAPSHGLPALMYDKNSRGSVAYLALAGELIRKSGLNDKQAEKQEQEG, from the coding sequence GTGACCAAAATATTAACCATCACCAACCAGAAAGGTGGCGTGGGCAAAACCACCACCTGCGTTAATCTGGCGGCTTCACTGGCAGTCACCAAGAAGCGTGTGCTGATGATTGATATGGATCCTCAGGGCAACGCCACCATGGGCAGCGGCGTGGATAAGCACAACCTGAAAAATTCAGTGTATGAAGTGCTTATCGGTGAAGCCAGCATGGAAGATTCGATTATCAGAAATGCCCCGGCCGGTTATGATATCGTCGGTTCAAACGGAGATCTGACGGCGGCGGAAGTTGAACTTCTGCAGCTGCCAAGACGTGAGTTCCGGATGAAGATGGCACTGGAAAAGGTGCAGGATAACTATGATTTTATTCTCATCGATAATCCTCCTTCGCTTAACCTGCTGACCGTTAATGCGCTGGCGGCTTCCAGCGGTGTTATTATCCCCATGCAGTGTGAATACTATGCACTGGAAGGAATCAGTGCGCTGGTTGGCACGATCAATAAGATCAATAAGCGACTCAATCCTGAGTTGAAGATTGAGGGGATTTTACGCACCATGTTTGACCCCCGTATGAGCCTGACCAAAGATGTATCCGATCACCTGGTGGAATATTTTGGTGATCAGGTCTACCGCACCGTTATTCCCCGTAATGTGCGCCTGGCGGAAGCTCCGAGTCATGGACTACCGGCACTGATGTACGATAAAAATTCCCGGGGATCGGTCGCCTATCTGGCTTTAGCGGGTGAGTTGATTCGTAAATCGGGTCTGAATGATAAACAGGCAGAAAAACAGGAACAGGAAGGCTGA
- a CDS encoding F0F1 ATP synthase subunit delta — translation MAELNTVARPYTKAAFEHAMGKGILDQWSEMLTTATAVSQHETMKLVLGNPGLTSDQKAEAMISVCEEQMEPSAKNFITLLAENQRLALLPEISAQFEQLKANQQHSVEVSVTTAFDLGEQQQQKLTQALSSKLGREVSLTTEVDKSIIGGVIVRTDDLVIDGSIRARLAKLAEAMNS, via the coding sequence ATGGCTGAACTCAATACAGTCGCTCGGCCTTATACCAAAGCCGCTTTCGAGCACGCAATGGGCAAGGGTATCCTGGACCAGTGGTCTGAAATGCTGACAACTGCAACTGCAGTATCACAGCATGAGACGATGAAACTGGTTCTGGGTAATCCTGGTCTCACCAGCGATCAGAAAGCAGAGGCAATGATCTCTGTCTGTGAAGAGCAGATGGAACCGTCAGCAAAGAACTTTATTACTTTGCTGGCAGAAAATCAGCGTCTGGCTTTGTTACCAGAGATCTCTGCGCAGTTTGAACAGTTGAAAGCCAATCAGCAGCATTCTGTTGAGGTAAGTGTGACAACTGCCTTTGATCTGGGCGAGCAGCAGCAACAAAAATTAACTCAGGCACTGAGCTCCAAGCTGGGCCGCGAAGTGAGTCTGACTACCGAAGTGGACAAGTCCATTATCGGTGGTGTGATCGTTCGAACCGATGATTTGGTTATCGACGGCTCTATTCGTGCTCGACTGGCTAAGCTAGCCGAAGCAATGAACTCCTGA